ATCAAAACAGTCTTTTAATGGTTCAATTAATTCGGTATCGCTTGTATATCCAATATCTCCTTTATTAGTTTTTACCCTACATCCAATCCCTTTTGGGTCTCCATGTTTTGTTGGTGTGGCTATTAATTCAATATCATGTATATTTGCAGACTCTTTTGGGTTTAATATATGAATTTCTGATTTAGATTGGTGATATTTGGATATTGCATTTTCATATTTTTCATATCCATTCAATACAGAAATATTACTTATAATATAACCAATATTTTTTGTCATACCATATGTCATTGCCTCTATCATAACTTCGGCATCGGTGTAGTGGTCGGGATGGTCATGAGATATAAAAATAGCATTTGTATAATATGGTATTAATTTTAAATCTGCCATCCTTACCAGAGCTCCGGGACCCGGGTCTATATGTAAATTTGTTTTTTCCGTGTGTATTCTAAATCCTCCTGTCCCCCTATTTTGGGTTATAGTTGCCCATCGTCCCCCGCCAGCACCTAAAAATATTATCTCAGCGTGCAAATTATCACCCCCATAATTGTTTATCTTTATTCTAAAATATTAGTATATTTTATATTATTATTTTTATTAATCATTTAAATACGATATTAACATTATTATATATCCCACTAACCCTAACAACAACATATGGAGAAGTAATTATCATATCGGGGTTATTTGGTTGTGTTTCATTCATATATATAATCAAATTATTGTTATTATCCTTTATTATTTTTGATATTTTAATTTTATAATCACTACTTGGTTTTTTTCCAGCGTAAATGTATATTGTAGTTTTATTATATTTATTATCTGCTATTATACTATATGATGGTTTATCATTACCATGAGTTCCAAATTTAACTATATTATACTCAGCAGACATATTGACAGAAATGTTATTCGACATATTATTGATAATAATATTATTTTTATTATTATTGTTTATCGTGTTATTTTTTATGTTGTTGGTATTATTGTGATTATTATTGATAGTATTGACTTCATCATTAAAATTATCCAAACAACAGGACAAACTCAGAAATAAAATACATATTATCGTTATTATTTT
The window above is part of the Methanococcus aeolicus Nankai-3 genome. Proteins encoded here:
- a CDS encoding MBL fold metallo-hydrolase; the encoded protein is MHAEIIFLGAGGGRWATITQNRGTGGFRIHTEKTNLHIDPGPGALVRMADLKLIPYYTNAIFISHDHPDHYTDAEVMIEAMTYGMTKNIGYIISNISVLNGYEKYENAISKYHQSKSEIHILNPKESANIHDIELIATPTKHGDPKGIGCRVKTNKGDIGYTSDTELIEPLKDCFDGVRVLVANVVRKKNNKLKGHLCSNDLIDLLNSMKNKPELVVINHIGVKMTNPIKECEYIKDNTSVKIIPAKIGLKIELYDKRINISYLGKKTEE
- a CDS encoding protease complex subunit PrcB family protein — protein: MVLKIITIICILFLSLSCCLDNFNDEVNTINNNHNNTNNIKNNTINNNNKNNIIINNMSNNISVNMSAEYNIVKFGTHGNDKPSYSIIADNKYNKTTIYIYAGKKPSSDYKIKISKIIKDNNNNLIIYMNETQPNNPDMIITSPYVVVRVSGIYNNVNIVFK